A single Cyprinus carpio isolate SPL01 chromosome A20, ASM1834038v1, whole genome shotgun sequence DNA region contains:
- the tdrd15 gene encoding tudor domain-containing protein 15, producing the protein MPSSRMERAKEESKLPAPCVLWPVELKLTHIDCSPEDTLVHFQGQYMTICELDYNILQVENQNAVKSKVFVKVGELCLVEDAMSGHWYRGRVQNIQKDMFHVFLLDHGDVLIVGPSHLSCISDTLLMLPPKIVCGFFANILPVQNRWDSLAGSYFSSLIGSQIKGYIHARLPYHVLILEVPDINCDLLKLRLGRHVDTSTFLLLVEMFIEEPIPQSNESVPDLLIEKQTGQECCLKSTSLLGFEEILSLNGPKLKVGQKARVIVAAAVNPRLFYCRLSSMSKDLQEMSNKLARACESDSGSLSNKPLENLGLLCAVKGKDEKWHRGFVQCLPLKSQVQVVFVDSGYSESVKVENILQLPSEFLSTPIMAFPCSLSCFEEQYETIKNQQLELLKTGLLGKALEVEINDFGKDQNFYLVTLSNAEKHSEEQAEVEREVFDTKPNFPHNVHAEIYGTEMKAVQTSDTVPSEAIPGGSLFEGYVVHVQSPKHFWIRTKEQNPNFENMTKKMTDYFNKLQLNEEVFEDPVPGALCCAMYEKDMHYYRALIVDTLEKGAEVFFIDFGNTEKVPSMLIKKLPRKFAIQPEFALKCALAHVVPVEDIWSTTASNFFRQVTSDKTLMVHVIHRKNAKYVVDLFEREAENNTSIATIMTTAKMALDWRYNPTLASVKVETSCKDKGNALSKKKIRKNNHVVTFCKVTSSRPNPKHVKPECEQQNDVKICTPSETPKPKVIPADTFKPMHFKPGSELSVICSHVNSPSDFWCQNESTKFYLDKLMEEMQVFYQTHTIAFKSPAACCAVKSPQDNRWHRACSLEEKNDKLYVMLVDFGIIIQEKRQNIQALAPQFFELHEQAFRCTLNLIEPVGGSSWSAEACNLFRDFVSKDSPSICRIHSHLYEQGKGLLNVVTIHTPLQQASTFLLEKGIAKEMQTPKQLISSAHPRSFVYSSFNISSGSEELVHVTHVCSPWEVYFQLDRNTEILDTLMERVAEESPLFTMTSKDCSGNVCLAKYICDGKWYRALTHPVQSHQHVSVFFVDYGDMQISEKTNVMPIPTMAVDLLMTPMQALRCSLLNVPEGEHLPEVNAWLETDILSKSFHAKFVSRDNNGHFFCDLYDGNVHVNEKVIELMSTQSVEEHDPAVGKPSLDSLKQAANVDISNSKVNNKVSRRGKIKHVAKQTPKPTKSPKAERKRPIKAVRQDTPCSLKVMPPHQSLPKLWDLPAVKMTPGSKGVGFISHCNSVRNFFIQMEDDETNILHMVEEINSTVFKDNLKNVETEVKVGDLVVAEYEEDLALYRAVVTNASYCGHLTVEFIDYGNNATVDRKNVHMLSKTFLSQPRLSTPCTLAKHYSFENDDSFIKEAVGKPLMVEFIRKLENSWEVSIEIVEDGHVNGESKYDGDQSKDVDLTSQDKFPKVSQSKNETDSYIHKADEVITFQQNTKPNTHSLVSVVLQDVKDNETVKSEKSLVVDDHPRFPDTSSKSSLDRPQTLFQAPVQINFEYKGFAAAVTTPSEFYVILEDLLLIVDTVSVILENLPKKLAPLPEVHFVPGASCLVKSVEKKKWCRAEIVQCDFTSVLMNLVDYGQYVVLSRQDFGQLKKLPEELSRLPKVTYHCLLRGVKPKGQDWSDEAIIFFQNCMCHSNLQIRFRQRVFETQWEVDVVTGKRNLAKELVDADHAMYIDNMLGIRFQQELGPNREPKQDFTSSVNVLSMITELTSKAECSQPLFSKESMFDQKSSQESVGEQNAHPLNRSEDLGPVERATLSTSVIKQCE; encoded by the exons ATGCCTTCGAGTCGAATGGAGAG ggCAAAAGAGGAGTCAAAGCTCCCTGCTCCGTGTGTTTTGTGGCCTGTGGAGCTGAAGCTGACTCACATTGACTGCAGTCCTGAGGACACACTGGTACACTTTCAGGGCCAATATATGACCATCTGTGAACTGGACTACAACATTCTTCAAGTTGAAAATCAAAATGCTGTGAAATCGAAAGTTTTTGTTAAAGTTGGAGAACTTTGTCTGGTTGAAGATGCCATGTCTGGTCACTGGTACAGAGGAAGAGTCCAAAACATCCAGAAGGATATGTTCCATGTGTTTTTGCTGGACCATGGAGATGTGTTGATTGTTGGGCCCAGCCATTTGTCCTGTATATCTGACACACTGCTTATGCTCCCACCAAAGATTGTCTGTGGTTTCTTTGCCAATATACTGCCAGTCCAGAACCGATGGGACAGTTTGGCAGGGAGTTATTTCTCTTCCTTGATAGGCAGTCAGATCAAAGGATATATCCATGCCCGTCTGCCGTACCATGTCCTCATACTTGAGGTTCCAGACATTAATTGTGACTTGTTAAAACTGAGGCTTGGTAGACATGTGGACACTAGTACATTTCTGCTACTAGTTGAGATGTTTATTGAGGAACCGATTCCACAAAGCAATGAATCTGTCCCAGATCTCTTGATTGAAAAGCAAACGGGGCAAGAATGTTGCCTCAAATCCACAAGCCTGTTGGGCTTCGAAGAGATTCTGTCACTTAATGGCCCAAAGCTGAAAGTTGGTCAAAAAGCAAGAGTTATTGTAGCTGCAGCCGTGAACCCTAGATTATTCTACTGTCGACTGTCATCCATGAGCAAGGACCTACAAGAAATGTCAAACAAATTGGCACGTGCATGTGAATCAGACAGTGGTTCCCTAAGCAATAAACCTCTTGAAAATCTCGGCTTGCTCTGTGCAGTCAAAGGGAAAGATGAAAAATGGCATAGAGGATTTGTGCAATGTCTCCCTCTCAAATCTCAGGTTCAAGTTGTGTTCGTCGACAGTGGCTATAGTGAATCGGTGAAAGTTGAAAACATCCTTCAGCTACCATCAGAATTCCTCTCAACACCAATCATGGCATTTCCATGCTCCCTTTCATGCTTTGAAGAGCAATATGAGACCATTAAAAACCAACAACTAGAGCTTCTCAAGACTGGGTTGCTGGGTAAAGCTTTGGAGGTTGAAATCAATGACTTTGGCAAAGATCAGAACTTCTACTTGGTCACACTGAGCAATGCTGAGAAACACTCAGAGGAGCAAGCTGAAGTTGAAAGGGAAGTTTTTGACACCAAGCCTAACTTCCCCCACAATGTCCATGCAGAGATTTATGGAACAGAGATGAAAGCAGTCCAGACTTCTGATACAGTTCCTAGTGAAGCAATACCTGGTGGTTCTCTTTTTGAGGGTTATGTGGTGCATGTACAGAGTCCAAAACATTTCTGGATAAGGACAAAAGAACAAAATCCTAATTTTGAAAACATGACTAAAAAAATGACTGATTACTTCAACAAACTACAGTTGAATGAGGAGGTTTTTGAAGACCCGGTGCCTGGTGCACTTTGCTGTGCAATGTATGAAAAAGACATGCATTATTACAGGGCCCTTATAGTAGATACATTGGAAAAAGGAGCTGAGGTTTTCTTCATCGACTTTGGGAACACTGAAAAGGTGCCAAGCATGTTAATTAAGAAGCTCCCAAGAAAGTTTGCCATTCAACCAGAATTTGCACTGAAATGTGCTTTAGCACATGTCGTTCCAGTTGAAGACATCTGGTCAACCACAGCATCCAACTTCTTTAGGCAAGTCACGTCAGACAAAACTTTGATGGTTCATGTCATTCACAGGAAAAATGCCAAATATGTTGTTGATCTTTTTGAAAGAGAAGCTGAAAATAATACTAGCATTGCAACCATCATGACGACAGCAAAAATGGCCCTGGATTGGAGATACAACCCGACATTAGCATCTGTTAAAGTGGAGACATCATGTAAAGATAAGGGAAATGCTCTTAgcaagaaaaaaattagaaagaaCAATCATGTGGTGACCTTTTGCAAAGTCACTTCTTCTAGGCCCAATCCAAAGCATGTGAAACCAGAGTGTGAACAACAGAATGACGTTAAAATATGTACTCCCAGTGAGACCCCTAAACCGAAGGTCATTCCTGCTGACACTTTCAAACCGATGCATTTCAAACCTGGATCTGAATTAAGTGTCATTTGCTCACATGTAAATTCTCCATCTGATTTTTGGTGCCAAAACGAAAGCACAAAATTTTATCTGGATAAACTGATGGAAGAGATGCAGGTGTTTTACCAAACGCACACAATTGCATTCAAGTCGCCTGCAGCATGTTGTGCTGTAAAGTCTCCGCAGGACAACCGATGGCATAGAGCATGcagtttagaagaaaaaaatgataaactgTATGTGATGTTGGTTGACTTTGGCATAATTATCCAGGAAAAGAGGCAAAACATCCAAGCTCTTGCCCCACAGTTCTTTGAACTTCATGAACAAGCATTTAGATGCACTTTGAACTTGATTGAACCTGTTGGAGGAAGTTCTTGGAGTGCAGAAGCATGCAATTTGTTCAGGGATTTTGTGTCTAAGGATTCGCCCAGTATTTGCAGAATTCATTCCCACCTTTATGAGCAAGGAAAAGGTCTCCTTAATGTGGTCACCATTCATACACCTCTTCAACAGGCCAGCACATTCCTTTTAGAGAAGGGCATTGCAAAGGAAATGCAAACTCCGAAGCAGCTAATCTCATCAGCCCACCCTCGCTCCTTTGTTTACTCTTCTTTCAACATAAGTTCTGGAAGCGAAGAACTGGTACATGTAACTCATGTTTGCAGTCCTTGGGAAGTCTATTTTCAGCTTGACAGGAATACAGAGATCCTTGATACACTGATGGAAAGAGTTGCCGAAGAAAGTCCACTCTTTACTATGACATCTAAGGACTGTAGCGGTAATGTTTGCCTGGCCAAATATATCTGTGACGGCAAATGGTACAGGGCTCTGACGCACCCTGTTCAATCCCACCAGCATGTGAGTGTGTTCTTTGTTGATTACGGTGATATGCAAATTTCTGAGAAAACAAATGTTATGCCAATTCCCACAATGGCAGTTGACTTACTGATGACACCAATGCAGGCTCTGAGATGCAGTCTTTTAAATGTTCCAGAGGGGGAACATTTGCCAGAAGTCAACGCATGGCTCGAGACTGACATCCTCAGTAAATCCTTCCATGCCAAGTTTGTTTCAAGGGACAACAACGgacattttttttgtgatctttaTGATGGAAATGTGCATGTCAATGAAAAAGTCATAGAACTCATGTCAACTCAGAGTGTGGAAGAACATGATCCTGCTGTCGGCAAACCTTCCTTAGATTCCCTCAAACAAGCAGCCAATGTTGACATTTCAAACAGTAAAGTGAACAACAAAGTGAGCAGACGTGGTAAAATCAAACATGTTGCTAAGCAAACTCCAAAACCCACAAAATCTCCCAAAGCAGAACGCAAAAGACCAATAAAAGCAGTAAGGCAGGACACACCCTGTTCTCTTAAAGTGATGCCGCCTCATCAGAGCTTGCCAAAACTTTGGGATCTCCCTGCTGTCAAAATGACACCAGGTTCTAAGGGTGTGGGTTTCATCTCTCATTGCAATTCTGTTAGAAACTTCTTCATCCAGATGGAGGATGATGAAACAAACATCCTTCATATGGTTGAGGAAATAAACAGCACTGTCTTCAAGGATAACTTGAAAAATGTGGAAACCGAAGTGAAAGTAGGGGACCTCGTTGTGGCGGAATATGAAGAAGACTTGGCTTTGTACAGAGCTGTTGTCACCAACGCATCATACTGTGGCCACTTAACAGTCGAGTTTATTGATTATGGCAATAATGCAACTGTCGACAGGAAGAATGTTCACATGCTATCCAAAACGTTTTTGTCTCAGCCTAGATTGAGCACTCCATGCACGCTTGCAAAACATTACTCTTTTGAAAACGATGACTCTTTTATCAAGGAAGCAGTTGGTAAGCCTTTAATGGTTGAATTCATTCGAAAGCTTGAAAATTCATGGGAAGTGAGTATCGAGATTGTTGAGGATGGCCACGTGAATGGGGAATCAAAGTATGATGGTGATCAGAGCAAAGATGTAGATTTGACGAGTCAAGACAAATTTCCAAAAGTATCCCAGAGCAAAAATGAAACCGATTCTTACATCCACAAGGCTGATGAAGTTATAACCTTTCAGCAAAATACCaagccaaacacacactcacttgttAGCGTTGTTCTGCAAGATGTGAAAGACAACGAGacagtgaaaagtgaaaagtcaCTTGTTGTTGATGACCATCCTCGCTTCCCAGACACGTCTTCAAAGAGCAGTTTGGATCGACCGCAGACTCTGTTCCAGGCCCCTGTCCAAATTAACTTTGAATATAAAGGATTTGCAGCAGCAGTCACAACCCCGTCTGAGTTTTACGTCATTCTTGAGGACCTGCTTTTGATTGTAGATACAGTCTCTGTCATTCTTGAGAATCTTCCCAAAAAGTTGGCGCCATTACCAGAGGTTCATTTTGTTCCAGGTGCGAGCTGTTTGGTGAAATCAGTGGAGAAGAAAAAATGGTGCAGGGCAGAGATCGTGCAGTGCGATTTCACATCGGTGCTCATGAATTTGGTTGACTATGGGCAGTATGTAGTTCTGTCTCGGCAGGATTTTGGCCAGCTAAAAAAACTTCCAGAGGAGCTCAGTAGATTACCTAAAGTCACCTACCATTGTTTACTGAGGGGAGTTAAGCCCAAAGGCCAGGACTGGTCTGATGAGGCCATCATTTTCTTCCAGAACTGTATGTGTCATAGCAACCTTCAGATACGTTTCAGACAGCGTGTTTTTGAGACACAGTGGGAGGTTGATGTTGTCACTGGAAAGCGAAATCTCGCAAAAGAGCTAGTAGATGCTGATCATGCCATGTATATCGATAATATGCTTGGAATCAGGTTTCAGCAAGAGCTAGGACCCAATAGAGAGCCTAAACAAGACTTCACCAGCAGTGTGAATGTTTTATCCATGATAACTGAGCTCACAAGCAAAGCCGAATGTTCTCAACCACTCTTTTCAAAGGAGTCCATGTTTGATCAAAAGTCATCTCAAGAGTCTGTTGGGGAGCAAAATGCACACCCTTTGAACAGGAGTGAAGATCTTGGACCTGTGGAGCGGGCAACGCTTAGTACATCAGTTATCAAACAATGTGAGTGA